The window GATGAGCAAGGGCAGTTCAAACCTGTAGCCTATGAGCAAAGATTTGGATACAACCAAGAATGGCCGGGTCTACAATTTGATTTAGCTGGAGACAAAATTGTGGTACGAGGCAGTATTGACCGTATTGATCTAGCTTGTGCCCAGGACCAAGCTCTTGTACGGATCATCGATTACAAAAGCAGTAGGCAGAAACTAGCTTTGGAACAGGTCTACCATGGATTATCCTTACAGTTGATGGTGTACATGCTTGTTGTCTTGGACCAGAACCCCCGTTTGCTTCCCGCAGGTGTATTGTACTTTCCTATTACCGATCGCTTTGTGAACAGTAGTGGGCCGATGACCCAAGAGGAGGCACTGGCCATTCGTCTCAAACAGGTGGCCATGACTGGCCTATTGGTGAAGGATGTAGCAGTGGTGAGTCTGATGGATCCGGTGGAACAGGGTTATTCCCAACTTCTTTCCGGGGTGATGGTTAAAAAAGACGGTACCCTTAGTGACCGGGGTAATCTATTTGAACCGGAGGGGTTTGAGCGATTAAGCAAGCATGTTACAGCTAAGCTTTCCAGTTTCATCTACCAATGGCTCAGCGGTGTTGTAGACGTGGCCCCCTACCGGTTGAAAAGGGAGACAGCCTGTAAATACTGTGACTATCCGAGTATTTGTGCCTTTGAGGCTAACGTAGGTGGACTTGCCTACCGGGACCTTGTATCCTATTCTGATCAGCAAGTTTGGGAGTTGATGCAATATGAAGATACCATCGCCTTGGACTAAGGAACAGTGGGAGGCCATTAGTGCTAGGAACTGCGATTTACTCGTATCAGCCGCTGCGGGTGCGGGTAAAACCGCTGTTTTGGTTGAGCGGATCAGCCGCTTGATCACCGATCCCCAAAACCCCGTTGATCTGAACCAGCTACTCGTGGTGACCTTTACCGAGGCGGCCGCCCGGGAGATGAAGGAGCGAATTGGCCTAAAGCTAACGGAGACTTTGGCTCATCATCCCGAGGACTACCGCTTGGCGATGCAGTTGACCATGCTAGATAGTGCCGCTATTTCCACCATCCACGCCTTTTGCCTGAGCATCATGCGCCGTTACTTCTATGAGCTAGAGCTAGACCCGGCTTTTCGTGTTCTTGATGAGGCGGAGTCAATCCTTTTGCGGGGGGAACTAGTGGATGATCTTTTCAACAGGCTGTATCGGGAGGGAGATCCAAGGTTTATTGAAGTAGTTGATTCCTTTGGCGGCTTTGATACCGACGGTGCCCTAAAAGCGATGGTAGGACAACTCTATGACTTCAGTCGGAGTATGCCTGATCCTGCTGGTTGGTTGGATGCCGCCTTGGATAATCTTGACGATCTTGGGTTGTGGCAGGACTTAGCCTGCAAACAGATGGCAATGGCACTCACCTGTCTGATCGAAGACTATCTGTATGTCCGGAGGTTGTGTCAGAACTACGGGCTAGATCGATATGGGGATCTATTGTCTGAGGAGCTGCTACTCTTTGATGAGTTGCGACAGAGCGCTCAGCAAGACAATTGGACACTACTAACGGGTCTTGTTGAGGAAGTCACCTTTCGGACGTTGCCCCGGGTAAAGGATGCAGACCAGCGGGTTAAGGAAGCGGTTCAGGCTGTCCGTACCGAGGCCAAAGACCTAATGGCTCGCCTAAGGACCGAGTACCTTCGCCCAGAAGGATTAGGTGAGGAACTGTCACGGGCCAAAGAGCTGATGGCGATCATATCCAATCTGGTGTTACAATTTGGTCAAAGCTACCGGGAGGAGAAACTGCGCCAGGGAAAGGTAGACTTCTCGGATCTGGAGCATTACTGTCTTCGACTTTTGCGCATGCCCCAGATCCAACGGGACCTTGCAGGTTGCTATCGGTATGTGTTAGTGGACGAGTACCAAGACATTAACGGGGTACAGGAGGAGATTCTTAATCTTTGTGCCCAAGGTGCAGATAAGTTTATGGTGGGAGACATTAAGCAGAGTATTTATCGGTTTCGCTTGGCGGATCCGGGGTTGTTTCTGGCGAAATACGAACGATTTACTCCCGAGGACACAGACAAGAAACGGGTGGACCTAAGTACCAATTTCCGATGTCAAAGGCAGATTATTAATGCTGTAAACTTCATATTTCGGCAGTTGTTTTCAAAGGAAGTTGGCGAGTTAGAGTATGATTTACAGGCGGAGCTTGTATGTGGTCGGCAGGATGCTTCGGAACCGGGGACTACCAAGCTTCATCTTGTAGAGGGTGATGTGGAGGATAAGGAATTACATCCAGGTATTGAGGCCGCCCACCGGGAGGCCTTGGTAATGGCGGCGGAGATTAGGGAAATGGTCGGTAGTTTGTCTGTTTATGACAAAGGGCAAAGAGAATTAAGACCTGCGACCTATTCAGATATTGTCATCCTAGTGCGGTCGATGACCCATAGTGACAAGATCCTGGAGGCCTTTGATCGATGTGGTATTCCTGCCCATGTGGAACTTAGTGGTGGTTATTTTGGTGCGACGGAAGTGCAAACGATCCTATCTTTGCTCAAAGTGATCGACAATCCTCGCCAGGACATTCCCTTAGTTGCGGTCTTACGCTCACCTATTGTGGGACTTACTGCCGAGGAGCTAGGTAGGCTGCGCATCAAGTCCCCAGAGACGGATTTTTATGATTGCCTGCTAGAAGAAGGATGTGGTGAGAAGGTTCAGAAATTCCTAGAGCAACTGGAGGACTTTCGGACGGTAGCCCAAAGATGTCCATTAAATCAGCTGATCTGGCATATCTACCGGGAGACTGGGTACTATGACTATGTCACCGGTTTGCCCAATGGTGCACAACGCCGGGCCAATTTGCGCGCTCTTTACGATCGAGCCCTGCAATTTGAGGAGTTCTCCCAGCAAGGCCTGTTTCGCTTTTTGCAGTTTATTGGGGAACTTGAGGCAAAGCGGGAAGATATGGCTCCCGCCTGCGCTGTGGGTGAGAAAGATGACGTGGTGCGAATCATGAGTGTTCATAAGAGTAAGGGGCTGGAGTTTCCGATCGTGTTTGTCGGTGGTTTGGGTACCAAATTCAACTTCTCGGATCTTTATGGTGATGTACTGTGGTCTAAGGAACTGGGCTTAGGTCCAAAGATTGCCGACTCGGATTTACGATTTAAGTACCCATCGTTACCCTGGATCCTAATTAGGGATGAAAAGAGAGCCCTTGCTCTGTCCGAGGAGATGCGCATTTTATATGTAGCCTTGACCCGGGCGAGGGATCATTTGATTCTTGTGGGTACAGTGGGCAGCTTGGAACGTAGTTGCACCAGTTGGTCCCGTTCCTTGGGAGTAGAAGGGTGGACTCTACCCACAAGTATGCGGCTACAGGCCAGCTCCTACCTTGATTGGTTAGGACCTGCGGTGATTCGTCACGGGAGCGGTACAGTGCTTCAGGATATCGCGCAAAGCAATCAAGGGACTAATCTACAGGTCCAAGAGAGTGATGTGGACTGGGAGATTAAGCTGTGGCGAGGAGAGGAGTTGGCCCTGCTAGAGGAACAGGTGACAACAGAACAAGGGGATCTGAGTAATGGTGGTGATGACCTTAGCCTGTGGGAGGAGCTGGAGCAAATCCTCAGTTGGGAGTATCCCTTCGGGCACCTAGCGGGAATCCCCGCAAAACTGACGGTAACCGAGGTGACTAAAAGAATCAGTATGACTGAGGAGGAAGAAGACCTCCTTGCCTTAGCGGGGTTACATCAACCTCGCAGACCAGCCTTTGTGCAGGAGCGGGGCATGACTCCTACCGAATACGGGACGGCCATTCATACTGTTTTGCAGCACCTTCATCTGAAACCCCCGATGAATAGAACCGATATTGAACAGGAGCTTACGCGGCTGGTAGAGAAGCGGATCATTTCCAAAGAGCAGGCCATGGAAATTGAGATCGAGAGTCTAGTTAGTTTCTTCAAAAGCTCCCTTGGTCAGCGACTTTTAGCTGCGACGCGGGTGGAACGGGAGATTCCCTTTACGTGTAGGATGCCAGCCCGTATTCTTCTGCAAAAACCGGTGGATGAGCCCGTTGTGCTTCAAGGAGTAGTAGACTGTCTCTTTCTGGACGCCACCATGCACAAATGGGTACTCATTGATTTTAAGAGTGATCAAGGAGGGATTGTGCCAAAACGGCTAGAGGCCTACCGAAGACAAATCAAGATCTACCGTGAAGCTTTGCTGTTGCAGGACTGGCCCGTGGATGAAGGATATTTGTGCTTCCTTAGTACGGACCAGATTCTGCAGGTTTTCTAGATGTTATTGCTATTGGTAAAAAGCAAGTTGTTATCAATGGTTTGGCAGAAGCTATAGAATGCTCTTCTTGACAAAGCCAGATCAGTGTGATAGGTTAAAGCTAGACAGGACAATGTTGTTGTTTTGTCGTAATACACTCTCAGGAGGAATTTAGTTACATGGCAATTGGAACGGTTAAATGGTTTGACGCGCGCAAAGGTTATGGGTTTATCGAGCAGCCGAATGGCGAGGATGTGTTTGTGCACTTTTCTGCGATAATTGAGGATGGCTTCAAGACGCTTGAAGAAGGACAGGAAGTAGAGTTTGAGATCGTAATGGGAGAAAAGGGACCGCAGGCTGCAAACGTCAGCAAGACCAGCGCCTGAGCGCGTTGCAAATAGCGATAGAATGCTTGCAAATGAAAGACCTCCAATCGGAGGTCTTTTTTTGTTAGCCTGTATAGGATTTGCAGCCACTTTGCAGTGGGTTTGAATTCTCAAAGGGGAGGAAGGATCCCGCCATATTTGGTAGCGGCAAAGCTAATCCAAACCAAGGACAAAAGAAGCAGCATGCACCCCAAGGCTGGTTCTTTTCCCTTTGCTGGTTTCGGATCACGCAGTAGTCGTCCTGAGAAAAACAGCAGTAGCAAAAATCCAATCATCGATGGCCAACGAATATAGTCATACTGTTTTGCTATTGTCTGGAAGAACACAGCAAATGAACCAAAACTACCCAGTCCCGGTAACGCCATCAGTGACAACAGACTTAAGTTCTGACACCAATGGGCCCGGGGGCTAAGTAAGTAAAGTGTCAAAGCAACACCGCTACTGATACTGATGATTACCGCCCGTCCGCCGTCGATTCCAGGCAGAGACAGAAACAGTATGGAAAAGCCCCCATAGACCAGACTCATCCAGGCCGCAGCCTTGCGCCCGGGTCTTTGGGCCAAACCGATGATGCTGCCGTAGAATATGCTGACAATTCCCAGGATGCCAAGGGTCAGCGGTAGGCTTAACTTGAAGGAGTCAAAGATAGGCATTCCAATCCGCAGTAATCCATAGATCCCGGATTTGGCGAAGGGACCCAAAACCACTGCAGTGATGGTTGCAGGGCAGTGGGCTGTATCTATCAGCCAACGGTGAAAGGGGAATAGTCCCAACCTAATCCCGAAGGCCAGCACTAGAGCGATGAACAGTTGCCAGGCAGCTTGGGGTTCGAAGGTGGACCATGAGGCGATCTGCCAGCTCCCAGTTAGCATATATACTCGGTAGATCAAAAACAGAAGGGGCACCGTTCCAAGCAAAATACATAGAAAGAAGCGTAGTCCCTGGGGTTTTCCTTCCCGGACCAGAAGCCAAGCTATCGGGAGACTTGCCGCGATCCAAAACCCATAGAAGGTCAGCAAATGGGAAGTCAGAAACACTACTTCCAAGGACAGCTGAAGAACAGACAGGGCGACAAGTTGGTGCTTGGCGAGATTCCTCTCTGTAAGCAGAATAGCTAGATTAACGAGGATAGTAAAAAGAAGGAAAGCCAGAGAAAGCTGGTCAAAATCCCCTTGGCCTACACTTTCATTAGGAAACAGCGGCAAGGTGAGCAAAAGCAAAGCGCTGATCTGGCAAACGATTGCTGCCAGACGGAGCTGGGGCAGAAAATGTCTTGGTAAGACCAGAGCAAGCAGTGGTATTCCGGTTAACAACAGGATTCCGTAGATCAAGTCATCCCCTCCTTACTTGTTGCTTGGTCCTTGTAGGCAACTTTGGCAGTGCAGTGCGGGAAACAAGGAACTCGAAGCGATGTAAAGACCCCGGTATGAACATGAGACGACGCAGGATGCTTTTACCAACTGGAAAATGGAATAGGACGACGCACAGTGCCCCAAGGAGCATCCCCAAGGGGACATATCTAAACTGGTCGAGACGGGCTAGAAGACTCAGGCTTGCGCAAAGATAGGGTATGCGGTTTAGTCCTCCATAGTGGTAAGCTAGGCTATACCCAAGGAGCATTGATACCGATATTACTAAGGGGAGGGTGTTGGCAATCTCCCCGAAAGGTAGCAGTGTATTGCCAAAGACAGTGGATAGCATCACGCCGGAAACGAGGAACAGCCATTCCTTGTGATTAAACAGCAGACCAACTGCTCCTGCTAATAGGATGACTTGGGGTGATCCGGCTACAAAAACTAGAGCTAGAGGAAGATATGCTCGAATTACCTTACTATGGTGTTGGGGCCGATTTCGCAGACTAAAAGCCAATAGTAACAGGGCGAGCACAGTGGATGTAAGGGCTAGATAATCTAGGTTAAAGACAAAGATGAGCGTATCTCCTAATACTAGGTTCAGATTCACACGATACACCTCGCTTTGGTTCAACATTATACTATAGCTGGTACGATTTGTTAACTGGGGCGGAAAGGCGGAACCCAAATGGGATGCATCCGGGGGTGTGCAGTTTGCACAGGGGGAGTGGATGAATGTCTAAGGAAATCCTTGAAGATGCTTTACGGCTTCCTTCGGTTTCTGCTGAGGCAATCTTAGCCTATGAGCAGAACCAAGAAGCAATGCTCGAGGAGGTGATGCAAGCTCTCAATGAACAGCCTATGATTCAACACTTTTTAGGTGGTAACTCGATAAAGATCCTAAAGATGATGTGGGAAAAGCATGCATTATCCATGCTAACTATCTTTCGCTTCGGTGACTTCCGGATTTTGGCTAGAAGGTTGCCTGGGGCCTATCGCTATTACTTGTCCCAGGGAATAAATCCTGCATTGATTCATATGGGGTTGCAGGCCTGGAAGGAAGCTGTGTCGAACAATCTCCCCCTTCATGAGGCCCACTCTATCCTCGAGGTATACACATGGATAGAAGAACATCACCATTATTGGCTGGAGTTATCTGGAACGAACGAAGCTTCGGTCCCCTTATTCGGTGATGAGAAATGGGATTTTGTCCGAAATAGCTTCATCGACCAACTACTACAGGGAGCCTATTTCGATTGCCTCCAACTTGCCGAAGACAGTATTGCGACCACCAATGATTTATGGAGCTTTTATACAACGGTACTATATCCTACCCTAACGCATATTATCTCCCTTGCAGGAAAAGGGTGTATATCCCTTGCCCAAAGGCAGCTTGCTATTGCGATTATGGAACGGGTAATCGCCTCTTTGTATCTAGTATTTCCGAGATCCGAGCCCCTGAAGCAGAAGGTTCTGGTTGTACCAATTACCGACCCAAGCCAAAGGGTTGATGCCCGAATTACCGCAGATTTGCTACATTTGGACGGTTGGGATGTTGAATTGACCGGTGTAGAGTTACGGCTTGATGAACTGGTGGCAGTCACGCGGAAACTGGAGCCCTTTATTCTTGGCATCTCCATTTCCCACATAGACGGCATTTCGATCGGGCAACAATTCGTGGAAGTGGTACGTCAGGAACCAAAATTAGATCGAGTGCTGATCATGCTAAGCGGTTCTGTACTACAAGGTCACCCTTATCTTGGGCGGAAGCTCGGAGTTGATGGTTTGGCATACGATGCAGTCTCGGCGGTAGAATTAGCAAACCGTTGGTGGAGCTGATAGTAAAATGAGTATGACCCTTTGCTCACTCATGGATAATATCGTAAACTATGTCCTGGAAAAGAGCAATCTGGTGGTAGTTATGTTTGAACGGGGTGGTATGATCCTAGATTGCAGTACATTCCTGATCAGATTACTAGGTCTTAGTGAGAAACCCAAGGGCAAATCACTCTGGAAGTTTGCGCCCTACCCTGAGTGGCTTTATTGTCCTAATGAGAATGATAATGTAGAACTGATCTTTGAATCACCGGGTCTAGAACCTATGACCTTTGTCGGACAGCTGTATGTCGAGGACACCAGCTGTCTGTTCATTGGTGAGGGACCAAGTGCAGCCCCTCAGGTCTTGACCGATATTAGTGTGCTAAACAGCCAGTTGGTAGACCTTACCCGGCGACTAAGCATGCATGCGGTTGCTTTAGAGCGAGCCAATGCCAAGATGAACAAACAGGTCCTTACAGATCCATTAACCGGGCTTGGCAATCGGAGATTCCTCATAGACTATTTGCGCAGAGCCCTTTCCTTTGCCGTTCGTAATGAGCAGACACTTGCGGTGGCTATGGCGGATCTAGACTATTTCAAAAGGGTTAATGATGACTTTGGTCATGATGTAGGGGATCATGTTCTGCAGCAATTTGCCTTGATGCTTCGCACCAATTGTCGCGCCGAAGATGTGGTGGCACGCTATGGCGGCGAAGAGTTTGTGATCGTGTTCCAGAATACCTCTGCGGAAACAGCTGTCAATTGCGCAGAACGGATGCGTCGGGTTTTGCATCAGACCACTTTTGACCGTTTGCCAAGAAGGATTACTGTTAGTTTTGGCGTAACCGAACTGCGCCCGGGGGATACTATTGAGACTTTGCTAAAGAGAGTAGATGAAGCCCT is drawn from Limnochordia bacterium and contains these coding sequences:
- the addA gene encoding helicase-exonuclease AddAB subunit AddA, which encodes MKIPSPWTKEQWEAISARNCDLLVSAAAGAGKTAVLVERISRLITDPQNPVDLNQLLVVTFTEAAAREMKERIGLKLTETLAHHPEDYRLAMQLTMLDSAAISTIHAFCLSIMRRYFYELELDPAFRVLDEAESILLRGELVDDLFNRLYREGDPRFIEVVDSFGGFDTDGALKAMVGQLYDFSRSMPDPAGWLDAALDNLDDLGLWQDLACKQMAMALTCLIEDYLYVRRLCQNYGLDRYGDLLSEELLLFDELRQSAQQDNWTLLTGLVEEVTFRTLPRVKDADQRVKEAVQAVRTEAKDLMARLRTEYLRPEGLGEELSRAKELMAIISNLVLQFGQSYREEKLRQGKVDFSDLEHYCLRLLRMPQIQRDLAGCYRYVLVDEYQDINGVQEEILNLCAQGADKFMVGDIKQSIYRFRLADPGLFLAKYERFTPEDTDKKRVDLSTNFRCQRQIINAVNFIFRQLFSKEVGELEYDLQAELVCGRQDASEPGTTKLHLVEGDVEDKELHPGIEAAHREALVMAAEIREMVGSLSVYDKGQRELRPATYSDIVILVRSMTHSDKILEAFDRCGIPAHVELSGGYFGATEVQTILSLLKVIDNPRQDIPLVAVLRSPIVGLTAEELGRLRIKSPETDFYDCLLEEGCGEKVQKFLEQLEDFRTVAQRCPLNQLIWHIYRETGYYDYVTGLPNGAQRRANLRALYDRALQFEEFSQQGLFRFLQFIGELEAKREDMAPACAVGEKDDVVRIMSVHKSKGLEFPIVFVGGLGTKFNFSDLYGDVLWSKELGLGPKIADSDLRFKYPSLPWILIRDEKRALALSEEMRILYVALTRARDHLILVGTVGSLERSCTSWSRSLGVEGWTLPTSMRLQASSYLDWLGPAVIRHGSGTVLQDIAQSNQGTNLQVQESDVDWEIKLWRGEELALLEEQVTTEQGDLSNGGDDLSLWEELEQILSWEYPFGHLAGIPAKLTVTEVTKRISMTEEEEDLLALAGLHQPRRPAFVQERGMTPTEYGTAIHTVLQHLHLKPPMNRTDIEQELTRLVEKRIISKEQAMEIEIESLVSFFKSSLGQRLLAATRVEREIPFTCRMPARILLQKPVDEPVVLQGVVDCLFLDATMHKWVLIDFKSDQGGIVPKRLEAYRRQIKIYREALLLQDWPVDEGYLCFLSTDQILQVF
- a CDS encoding cold-shock protein, which produces MAIGTVKWFDARKGYGFIEQPNGEDVFVHFSAIIEDGFKTLEEGQEVEFEIVMGEKGPQAANVSKTSA
- a CDS encoding cobalamin B12-binding domain-containing protein, encoding MSKEILEDALRLPSVSAEAILAYEQNQEAMLEEVMQALNEQPMIQHFLGGNSIKILKMMWEKHALSMLTIFRFGDFRILARRLPGAYRYYLSQGINPALIHMGLQAWKEAVSNNLPLHEAHSILEVYTWIEEHHHYWLELSGTNEASVPLFGDEKWDFVRNSFIDQLLQGAYFDCLQLAEDSIATTNDLWSFYTTVLYPTLTHIISLAGKGCISLAQRQLAIAIMERVIASLYLVFPRSEPLKQKVLVVPITDPSQRVDARITADLLHLDGWDVELTGVELRLDELVAVTRKLEPFILGISISHIDGISIGQQFVEVVRQEPKLDRVLIMLSGSVLQGHPYLGRKLGVDGLAYDAVSAVELANRWWS
- a CDS encoding GGDEF domain-containing protein, coding for MSMTLCSLMDNIVNYVLEKSNLVVVMFERGGMILDCSTFLIRLLGLSEKPKGKSLWKFAPYPEWLYCPNENDNVELIFESPGLEPMTFVGQLYVEDTSCLFIGEGPSAAPQVLTDISVLNSQLVDLTRRLSMHAVALERANAKMNKQVLTDPLTGLGNRRFLIDYLRRALSFAVRNEQTLAVAMADLDYFKRVNDDFGHDVGDHVLQQFALMLRTNCRAEDVVARYGGEEFVIVFQNTSAETAVNCAERMRRVLHQTTFDRLPRRITVSFGVTELRPGDTIETLLKRVDEALYVAKNQGKNRVAVL